In the genome of Deltaproteobacteria bacterium RBG_16_64_85, one region contains:
- a CDS encoding transcription termination/antitermination protein NusA, giving the protein MILDIGQIITQLGKEKGIDRVVIVEAIKEALEIAARKKYGMNKRIEATYDSETGEFEILEFRTVVEEVKDPEAEISLEAAREYDPEAVYNDNIGFRMSTRDLGRIAAQTARQIIMQKVKDAEREVIYNEFIGRKGEIINGIVQRYERDCLVVDLGKTEAVMPMSEQIPRERYRQGDRIRAYIKDVSKTPRGPEILLARSDPRMILKLFEQEVPEVYEGVVSILSVAREPGFRTKIAVRSKDRDVDPVGACVGMKGSRVQSVVQELRGERIDIIAWDEDPAKFVCNALQPAEIIRVLVNESEKSMEVVVPEEQLLLAIGKKGQNVKLASKLVGWHIDVRAEGQVEDALKRAEGLFAPKKADPSAKAEVPPGDVPAAQEPEPSVEPHPQPSVAPQGLEGGETPPAEEPSPGEGDSEAKQ; this is encoded by the coding sequence ATGATTCTGGACATCGGGCAGATCATCACGCAGCTGGGCAAGGAGAAGGGGATCGACCGGGTCGTGATCGTCGAAGCGATCAAGGAGGCCCTGGAGATCGCCGCCAGGAAGAAGTACGGGATGAACAAGCGGATCGAGGCTACCTACGACAGCGAAACCGGCGAATTCGAGATCCTGGAGTTCCGCACCGTCGTGGAGGAGGTCAAGGACCCCGAGGCCGAGATCTCGCTCGAAGCCGCCCGCGAGTACGACCCCGAAGCGGTCTACAACGACAACATCGGGTTCCGGATGAGCACCCGCGACCTGGGCCGCATCGCCGCGCAGACGGCCCGCCAGATCATCATGCAGAAGGTGAAGGACGCCGAGCGGGAAGTGATCTATAACGAGTTCATCGGCCGGAAGGGGGAGATCATCAACGGGATCGTGCAGCGCTACGAGCGCGACTGCCTGGTCGTCGACCTGGGCAAGACGGAGGCCGTCATGCCGATGTCGGAGCAGATCCCCCGCGAGCGGTATCGCCAGGGAGACCGGATTCGGGCCTATATCAAGGACGTCAGCAAGACCCCGCGGGGGCCGGAGATCCTGCTTGCGCGCTCCGACCCGCGGATGATCCTCAAGCTGTTCGAACAGGAGGTCCCCGAGGTCTACGAGGGGGTCGTCTCCATCCTGAGCGTCGCGAGGGAGCCCGGTTTCCGGACGAAGATCGCCGTCCGCTCGAAGGACCGCGACGTGGACCCGGTGGGGGCATGCGTGGGGATGAAGGGATCCCGGGTGCAGAGCGTCGTCCAGGAGCTGCGCGGCGAGCGAATCGACATCATCGCGTGGGACGAAGATCCCGCGAAGTTCGTGTGCAACGCCCTCCAGCCGGCGGAGATCATCCGGGTGCTGGTCAACGAGTCCGAGAAGAGCATGGAGGTCGTCGTACCCGAGGAGCAGCTCCTCCTGGCGATCGGGAAAAAGGGGCAGAACGTCAAGCTGGCTTCGAAGCTCGTGGGGTGGCACATCGATGTCCGAGCGGAAGGGCAGGTCGAGGACGCCCTGAAGCGCGCGGAGGGGCTCTTCGCCCCCAAGAAGGCGGACCCGTCGGCGAAGGCCGAGGTTCCCCCGGGCGACGTGCCCGCTGCGCAGGAGCCCGAACCTTCGGTGGAGCCGCATCCGCAACCCTCCGTTGCGCCGCAGGGCCTGGAAGGCGGTGAGACTCCGCCCGCGGAAGAACCCTCCCCGGGGGAAGGGGACAGTGAAGCCAAACAGTGA
- a CDS encoding 30S ribosomal protein S15: MGLETEKKKDLIGKFRVHESDTGSPEVQIALLTERINEITDHLKTHNKDFNTRRGLLKLVGQRRRLLDYLKLKESLRYKAVVEALGLRK; encoded by the coding sequence ATGGGCTTGGAGACGGAGAAGAAGAAGGACTTGATCGGCAAGTTCCGGGTACACGAGTCGGACACCGGCTCGCCCGAGGTCCAGATCGCCCTCCTGACGGAGAGGATCAACGAGATCACGGATCACCTCAAAACGCACAACAAGGACTTCAACACCCGGAGGGGGCTGTTGAAGCTGGTCGGTCAGAGGCGCCGTCTCCTCGACTACCTGAAGTTGAAGGAATCGCTGCGGTACAAGGCGGTAGTAGAAGCGCTCGGCCTGCGCAAGTAA
- a CDS encoding dihydroorotate dehydrogenase B catalytic subunit: protein MKPDLSVSLGRLRLKNPVMSASGTFGYGLEFSPFYDISRLGAVVVKGLSLAPTPGNPPGRIVETASGMLNAIGLQNIGVERFIEEVAPRLSDAGATFAANIYGRTVEEYESVAVRLSELSSLAAIEVNASCPNVKEGGMAFGATPEGISHLTGRVRKATGKSLWVKLSPNVADIASVAAAAEGAGADAVSLINTIVGMAVDHRTRRPKLSNVTGGLSGPAIKPVALRMVWEVCRRVKIPVIGIGGIQTAADALEFLLVGASAVQVGTANFRNPRACVEILEGVETFLREERLAGISEYRGKLHL, encoded by the coding sequence GTGAAACCGGACCTCTCGGTATCCCTGGGAAGGCTGCGCCTGAAGAACCCGGTGATGAGCGCGTCGGGGACGTTCGGGTACGGGCTCGAGTTCTCCCCCTTCTACGACATCTCGCGCCTCGGGGCCGTCGTGGTCAAGGGGTTGTCGCTTGCGCCCACGCCGGGGAACCCTCCGGGGCGGATCGTCGAGACGGCGTCGGGGATGCTCAACGCCATCGGCCTGCAGAACATCGGGGTCGAGCGGTTCATCGAGGAGGTCGCTCCGCGCCTTTCGGACGCGGGGGCCACGTTCGCCGCGAACATCTACGGACGGACGGTGGAGGAGTACGAATCGGTCGCCGTCCGGCTTTCGGAGCTGTCCTCTCTCGCCGCGATCGAAGTGAACGCCTCCTGTCCCAATGTAAAGGAGGGCGGGATGGCGTTCGGCGCGACGCCGGAGGGGATCTCGCATCTCACCGGCCGGGTGCGGAAGGCGACCGGGAAGTCCCTCTGGGTCAAGCTCAGCCCCAATGTCGCGGACATCGCCTCCGTGGCGGCTGCTGCGGAAGGCGCAGGGGCGGACGCCGTGTCGCTCATCAACACCATCGTCGGGATGGCGGTGGACCACCGGACGCGCAGGCCGAAGCTGTCCAACGTGACCGGGGGGCTGTCGGGGCCGGCGATCAAGCCGGTCGCCCTGCGGATGGTGTGGGAAGTGTGCCGGCGCGTGAAGATCCCGGTGATCGGGATCGGCGGGATCCAGACGGCGGCGGACGCGCTGGAGTTCCTTCTCGTGGGGGCCTCCGCGGTGCAGGTCGGGACGGCCAATTTCCGGAACCCGAGGGCGTGCGTGGAGATCCTCGAAGGGGTCGAGACGTTCCTGCGGGAAGAGCGGCTCGCCGGGATCTCGGAGTACCGTGGGAAGCTGCACCTGTAA
- a CDS encoding tRNA pseudouridine(55) synthase TruB: MTDGVIVLDKPGGITSFRAVEEVGRVLRTKKCGHAGTLDPMATGVLLVCAGRATKIAGYLAAQEKEYEARFRFGAATDTGDVTGKVIESRPAAFAPSDAVAVAVSGLVGTREQVPPAFSAVKVAGTRAYVMARQGKPLELSPRTVTVAEARLLSWSEEGFAVFLRCSKGFYVRALPRELGRLLGVPMAVSSLRRLRSGTFRVEDSVTLADLVEEGKRGAAASRLVPIEKALAGFPQWEIPKEAVVAVRHGGSPAPWLAGRDPGPSQGVVLLTHGKEGPVALVERIGEGRWRIVRGI, from the coding sequence GTGACGGACGGCGTCATCGTCCTGGACAAGCCCGGCGGGATCACCTCCTTCCGCGCCGTCGAGGAGGTGGGGAGAGTCCTCCGGACGAAGAAGTGCGGGCACGCCGGCACCCTCGACCCGATGGCGACCGGAGTCCTGCTGGTGTGCGCCGGCAGGGCCACGAAGATCGCCGGATACCTCGCCGCGCAGGAAAAGGAATACGAGGCCCGTTTCCGGTTCGGGGCCGCCACCGACACGGGGGACGTCACCGGCAAGGTGATCGAAAGCCGGCCGGCCGCGTTTGCGCCTTCGGATGCCGTTGCCGTCGCCGTTTCCGGGCTTGTCGGCACCCGGGAGCAGGTCCCTCCGGCCTTCTCGGCCGTCAAGGTGGCCGGGACCCGGGCGTACGTGATGGCCCGGCAGGGGAAACCCCTGGAGCTTTCCCCGCGCACGGTGACCGTCGCCGAGGCGCGTCTTCTTTCATGGTCGGAGGAAGGGTTCGCCGTTTTCTTGCGGTGCTCGAAGGGGTTTTACGTCCGCGCGCTACCGCGGGAGCTGGGCCGGCTGCTGGGCGTCCCGATGGCCGTTTCGTCGCTGCGCCGGCTGCGGTCCGGCACCTTTCGCGTCGAGGATTCGGTAACGCTCGCGGACCTCGTCGAGGAGGGGAAGCGCGGCGCGGCGGCGTCCCGGCTGGTCCCGATCGAGAAGGCCCTCGCCGGGTTCCCGCAGTGGGAGATCCCGAAGGAGGCCGTCGTAGCGGTCCGTCACGGCGGCTCGCCCGCGCCCTGGCTTGCCGGGCGCGATCCGGGGCCCTCGCAAGGCGTGGTCCTGCTGACTCACGGGAAGGAGGGGCCCGTCGCCCTCGTCGAGCGGATCGGGGAGGGCCGGTGGAGGATCGTGCGGGGCATATGA
- a CDS encoding ribosome-binding factor A, with the protein MKGRGDRPARVAERIREEVSLILQNRVKDPGMGVVTITDVTITPDLKTARVHYSVLGGDEEKIAVRDALRRSKGFIRKELGRTLQLRYSPEVAFLFDNTYEKGARMDRLLREIRSEGDGEK; encoded by the coding sequence ATGAAAGGCCGAGGCGACCGCCCCGCCCGCGTGGCGGAACGGATCCGGGAGGAGGTTTCCCTCATCCTCCAGAACAGGGTGAAGGATCCCGGCATGGGGGTGGTGACGATCACGGACGTGACGATCACCCCCGATCTCAAGACCGCGCGCGTCCATTATTCCGTCCTGGGCGGGGACGAGGAGAAGATCGCCGTCCGGGACGCGCTGCGGCGCTCCAAGGGGTTCATCCGGAAGGAGCTCGGACGGACCCTCCAGCTGCGGTACTCCCCCGAGGTGGCGTTCCTGTTCGACAATACCTATGAAAAGGGTGCCCGGATGGACCGGCTCCTGAGGGAGATCCGGTCGGAGGGCGACGGTGAAAAATAA